Proteins encoded in a region of the Paenibacillus pedocola genome:
- a CDS encoding discoidin domain-containing protein, protein MTKLSSAADSGPALPDGNVLWQLGQRDGSAGEFAASGSSDAKKIYNAVSTAAKAVELKGVPSGLRGDTNPELIITYNLNKIPANGVLFRVSILDAYKSVPQMSVFSNHQLSGIIQIAGVAGTDSKYTFRKTYELYIPKEQLVQGSNELKLRTTRGIYSSSMEDKYDWWTWDSLSLESLNAPIKEPIHGSYTLTGTMVNNKQFYFDEGAVTHLPYIMKWLGVAYSGNIMRTSCASDVGRSCSNMEDYYKVLRDYNMQSVALYLYTGDIKLKADGSLPEEAEKKLTDYFKQYGSYFQYYEVDNEPGLFNRSKAVNLAIADWLNKKGKAIAPHLQTVAPGWAYWPSYSADSCGNQKGTVKQCGDPDGWERDPEQRNELEEVTDLTNGHSYGESYIFSNGGSFTENLKTFGGAADGLGKKMLTTEFGTSDSHVDAYQYGASEATAAVFDRIMRAHIGYADMFVQHAAFFKNFSLFKYGFNLEEHDPAKTEIYYTKSNEDSRVSIMRRLSLAYATHGTPLTYQISNKDQLADKLVYVRAVDTSTLTPLAGSGATSNKLLINFVNFEETTQKVSVKVTMPKKTVYEGERFGNGDTYEEARSYISGRSATPVLEFNETLAPGEAVQYILQPSSEVADTAPQGFKAAAIKGLSMKLSWLEAPGASYEVLRADGSGGDLKVIATGVQETGYIDSELQEGTLYTYAVRVAGSGVMSEKVQITATGLVPLDRTEWKVSSNVNTEASNPSSAIDGDRRTRWDTGKHQASGEYFQIDLGKEHSVEAVELDYSLSSYDYPRGYELYVSNDAANWKLMVRGKGQLNSTKISFSQVKARYIRILQTGSGGNYWSIQEMQVYSRE, encoded by the coding sequence ATGACTAAGTTGTCCTCAGCGGCTGATTCAGGTCCGGCTTTACCGGACGGAAATGTACTGTGGCAGCTGGGTCAGCGTGATGGATCTGCCGGAGAATTTGCAGCTTCCGGTTCCTCAGACGCTAAAAAGATTTATAATGCTGTCTCTACCGCAGCCAAGGCTGTTGAGCTGAAAGGCGTTCCTTCGGGCCTGCGGGGAGACACCAACCCTGAATTGATTATTACGTATAACTTGAATAAGATCCCGGCGAACGGGGTCTTATTTCGCGTAAGTATTCTCGATGCATACAAATCCGTTCCGCAAATGAGTGTTTTCTCCAATCATCAGCTGTCAGGCATCATACAGATTGCCGGTGTCGCCGGGACGGACAGCAAATATACCTTCCGCAAAACGTATGAACTCTATATCCCGAAGGAACAGCTGGTGCAGGGCAGTAACGAGCTGAAGCTGCGGACTACACGCGGTATTTATTCCTCAAGTATGGAAGATAAGTACGACTGGTGGACCTGGGATTCCTTGAGTCTTGAATCGCTGAATGCTCCTATTAAAGAGCCGATTCACGGCAGCTATACACTGACCGGCACAATGGTCAACAACAAGCAGTTTTATTTTGATGAAGGTGCGGTTACTCATTTGCCTTACATCATGAAGTGGCTTGGCGTGGCTTACAGCGGCAACATTATGCGCACCAGCTGTGCCAGCGATGTCGGCCGCTCCTGCTCCAACATGGAGGATTATTACAAAGTACTTAGGGATTACAATATGCAGTCAGTTGCCCTGTATCTGTACACGGGAGATATTAAGCTCAAAGCTGACGGCTCGCTGCCGGAAGAGGCAGAGAAGAAGCTGACGGATTACTTTAAGCAATACGGCTCGTACTTTCAGTATTATGAAGTAGATAATGAGCCAGGCCTGTTCAATCGTTCAAAAGCTGTCAATCTGGCGATCGCCGATTGGCTGAACAAGAAGGGCAAGGCAATTGCCCCTCATTTGCAGACAGTGGCACCTGGCTGGGCTTACTGGCCGAGCTATAGCGCGGATTCCTGCGGCAATCAAAAGGGGACGGTCAAACAGTGCGGTGACCCTGACGGCTGGGAACGTGATCCGGAGCAGCGCAATGAGCTTGAAGAGGTAACCGATTTGACCAACGGGCATTCCTATGGGGAATCCTATATTTTCAGCAACGGAGGCAGCTTTACTGAGAATCTCAAGACCTTCGGCGGAGCTGCAGACGGCCTGGGCAAAAAAATGCTGACGACTGAATTCGGTACTTCGGATAGCCACGTGGATGCTTACCAGTATGGGGCTTCCGAGGCTACAGCAGCAGTGTTTGACCGGATTATGCGCGCCCATATCGGTTATGCGGATATGTTTGTGCAGCATGCCGCCTTTTTCAAAAACTTCAGTTTGTTTAAATACGGATTCAATTTGGAGGAGCATGATCCGGCCAAGACAGAGATTTACTATACAAAATCCAACGAGGATTCCCGTGTCAGTATCATGAGAAGACTTAGTCTCGCTTATGCAACGCACGGTACACCGTTAACCTATCAGATCAGTAATAAGGATCAGCTGGCAGACAAACTTGTATACGTCCGTGCTGTTGATACCTCTACCCTTACGCCGCTGGCAGGCAGCGGTGCAACCTCCAATAAACTGCTGATTAACTTTGTGAACTTTGAAGAGACAACGCAAAAGGTCTCCGTGAAGGTAACGATGCCGAAAAAAACAGTCTACGAAGGAGAACGGTTTGGCAACGGAGATACTTATGAGGAAGCCCGCAGTTATATTTCTGGCAGAAGTGCAACACCTGTACTGGAATTTAACGAGACCCTCGCCCCGGGGGAGGCAGTGCAGTATATTCTGCAGCCCTCCTCAGAGGTAGCGGATACGGCGCCGCAAGGCTTCAAAGCGGCAGCAATCAAAGGATTATCCATGAAACTGAGCTGGCTGGAGGCCCCCGGAGCAAGTTATGAAGTGCTCCGGGCCGACGGCTCCGGCGGGGATCTGAAGGTTATTGCAACGGGAGTTCAAGAAACCGGATACATTGACAGCGAGCTGCAGGAAGGTACGCTTTACACGTATGCGGTAAGAGTTGCAGGTTCAGGCGTTATGTCTGAGAAAGTGCAGATTACGGCTACTGGCCTGGTTCCGCTTGACCGGACCGAATGGAAAGTGTCGTCCAATGTCAATACCGAAGCCTCGAATCCGTCAAGTGCGATAGACGGGGACCGGCGTACACGCTGGGATACCGGCAAACATCAGGCCTCGGGAGAATACTTTCAGATTGACCTAGGCAAAGAGCATTCGGTGGAGGCTGTAGAATTGGACTATTCGTTGTCCTCCTATGACTATCCGCGTGGTTATGAGCTTTATGTATCTAATGATGCGGCGAATTGGAAGCTCATGGTTAGGGGAAAAGGGCAGCTGAACAGCACCAAGATTAGCTTTTCCCAAGTAAAAGCCCGCTACATCAGGATTTTGCAGACGGGTTCCGGCGGCAACTACTGGTCCATTCAGGAGATGCAGGTTTACTCAAGAGAATAA
- a CDS encoding Dps family protein — MGTHVKNQTELHAALNRQTANWSLLGVKLHHYHWYVSGSQFFTLHAKFEELYTEAATYVDDLAERLLAIGGKPASTMTQYLALSELKEAAGSESPKEMVAQLVKDFALVSEELKSAIAAAEELSDQPTADLLIGIRSSVEKHAWMLNAYLA, encoded by the coding sequence ATGGGTACTCATGTAAAGAACCAGACAGAACTGCACGCAGCATTGAACCGCCAAACCGCGAATTGGAGCCTGCTTGGGGTGAAATTGCATCACTATCACTGGTATGTGAGCGGATCACAATTTTTCACTCTGCATGCTAAATTCGAAGAACTCTACACTGAAGCAGCCACTTATGTGGACGACCTGGCTGAGCGGTTGCTCGCTATTGGCGGCAAGCCGGCCTCTACGATGACACAATATTTGGCCCTGTCAGAGCTGAAGGAAGCTGCCGGCAGCGAAAGCCCCAAAGAAATGGTTGCCCAGCTCGTTAAAGACTTCGCGCTTGTCTCCGAAGAGCTGAAGAGCGCCATCGCGGCTGCGGAGGAACTTAGTGATCAACCGACTGCTGATCTGCTGATCGGCATCAGAAGCAGCGTTGAGAAGCATGCCTGGATGCTAAACGCTTATCTGGCGTAA
- a CDS encoding AIM24 family protein has translation MNVDVQDEGDSGSGQAVAFTIGENEEVHVLHPQQIIAYQGPSSGRADRLMDVKGMYRKRKLIRSDMSGPCRFVAALPPGYRVKTLQLNGKSDLLYDFRHLFFYSKGITMQTRVLSMKNMLVTRDIVKVKFAGNGSIGILTEGTVCEAELHPSDPLYVDAGSLIAYPENAKLELTVYGNHLASQHMSYHWKMTGHGPVLFQAGRQSRRFERDNNEDGIIKRFLREALPFGGVFIK, from the coding sequence ATGAACGTCGATGTCCAGGATGAAGGCGACAGCGGCAGCGGACAGGCCGTTGCTTTTACTATCGGGGAGAATGAAGAGGTTCATGTGCTGCATCCCCAGCAAATTATCGCCTATCAGGGCCCCTCATCCGGACGGGCAGACCGGCTGATGGACGTCAAAGGCATGTACCGCAAGCGCAAGCTGATCCGTTCGGATATGTCCGGCCCCTGCCGGTTTGTGGCAGCACTGCCTCCCGGTTACCGTGTCAAAACCTTGCAGCTGAACGGTAAAAGCGATCTGCTCTATGATTTCAGGCATCTCTTCTTCTACAGTAAAGGAATCACGATGCAGACGCGGGTGCTGAGCATGAAGAATATGCTGGTTACCCGCGACATTGTCAAAGTCAAATTTGCCGGCAACGGGAGCATCGGTATACTGACGGAGGGAACGGTGTGCGAAGCCGAGCTTCATCCCTCCGATCCGCTCTACGTCGATGCAGGCAGTCTAATAGCGTATCCGGAGAATGCCAAGCTTGAGCTGACCGTGTACGGCAATCATCTGGCCAGCCAGCATATGAGCTATCACTGGAAGATGACAGGCCATGGACCTGTACTGTTTCAAGCCGGACGCCAGAGCCGCCGCTTTGAGCGGGATAATAACGAGGACGGTATTATTAAACGGTTTCTGCGCGAGGCGCTGCCGTTTGGCGGTGTATTTATCAAATAG
- a CDS encoding PA14 domain-containing protein, whose protein sequence is MKTYRKFRLLSAVLSLAVFLSAVPLGLGLAPSPAKAASSTAVPVNPDASAEAVKLLGNLYSISGKGIISGQHDYLESPDEFSNKLKGTSGQYAALHGYELGVISGQSESTAATQRKNVVNSAINWAKSGGIVAMTFHENLPGTTYDWANVQKSLTQAEFNKYITPGTAQYNALIADLDKVAVSLKSLRDAGVPVLWRPYHEMNGDWFWWGKKSNFTDLWNIMYDRFVNYHKLNNLLWVWNPNAPNAWSDPYELTYPGANKVDVLAADIYNNDYMNRYYDSLVSLAAGKPVGIGENGEMPSTAKLQLYQKNYVYMMNWGKMLYDNNSTTTITSFMNDSYTLTRDEYKAWTVPGATATPTATPTATPTATPTATPTATPTATPTATPTATPTATPTATPTATPTATPTATPMATPTATPTATPTATPTATPTPTPVPENTLQAPVPLVNGLAGEYFKNMTLSGTPVLVRNDSLLNFNWRQASPDASLPVDIFSVRWTGLIKPSYSETYQFYTTSDDGIRVYVNGTAVIDSWMKQSGTERTGSIALKAGQYYDIKVEYYENAGDANIRMMWQSPSQAKVTVPSSALFLKSSTSSISTAESSLVTNSLAMVQTVTVSPTTAPTSTPTAAPTPTPTAAPTPTAAPTPAPTAAPTPAPTAAPTPTAAPTPTAAPTPTPTPAPTPAPTATPTAAPAPAANGLQGEYFNNMQLAGTPAVVRTDAVLDLNWRLGSPDAAIGVDFFSVRWSGKIKPLYSETYQIYTSSDDGVRVWVNGSLIIDSWVKQSGTERMGSINLQAGQLYDIKVEYYENQGDARAKLMWESPSQLKGTVPSSALFLPSAS, encoded by the coding sequence TTGAAAACTTACCGTAAGTTTCGTCTGTTGTCCGCCGTGTTGTCTCTGGCTGTGTTTTTGTCCGCAGTACCGCTTGGACTAGGACTTGCACCTTCCCCGGCTAAAGCAGCTTCAAGTACAGCTGTGCCAGTTAATCCGGACGCTTCAGCTGAAGCCGTCAAGCTCCTTGGTAACCTGTATTCTATTTCCGGAAAAGGAATTATTTCAGGCCAGCATGACTATCTGGAGAGCCCGGATGAATTTAGCAACAAGCTGAAAGGAACAAGCGGACAATATGCCGCACTTCACGGATATGAGCTTGGAGTAATCAGCGGACAATCGGAAAGCACTGCTGCAACGCAACGGAAGAATGTAGTCAATAGTGCTATCAACTGGGCCAAATCGGGCGGTATCGTAGCAATGACTTTTCATGAGAATCTGCCGGGCACTACGTATGATTGGGCAAATGTGCAGAAATCATTAACACAAGCAGAGTTCAACAAATATATAACACCAGGTACGGCACAGTACAATGCATTGATTGCCGACCTCGATAAAGTTGCAGTTTCACTCAAAAGCCTGCGGGATGCAGGAGTTCCCGTACTCTGGAGACCTTACCATGAGATGAACGGTGACTGGTTCTGGTGGGGAAAGAAGAGCAATTTCACTGATCTTTGGAATATTATGTATGATCGGTTTGTTAATTATCATAAACTTAACAATCTGCTGTGGGTATGGAATCCGAATGCTCCGAATGCCTGGTCTGATCCCTATGAGCTGACCTATCCTGGTGCGAATAAGGTCGATGTACTTGCAGCTGATATATACAATAATGATTATATGAATAGATATTATGACAGCTTGGTTAGTCTGGCTGCCGGTAAGCCGGTCGGCATCGGTGAGAATGGTGAAATGCCGAGTACAGCTAAGCTGCAGCTCTACCAGAAGAATTACGTTTATATGATGAACTGGGGAAAAATGCTCTATGATAACAACAGCACGACTACAATCACAAGCTTTATGAATGACAGCTACACCCTGACCCGGGATGAATATAAGGCGTGGACAGTCCCGGGCGCAACGGCAACGCCGACAGCTACGCCAACGGCAACGCCGACAGCAACGCCAACGGCAACGCCGACAGCTACGCCAACGGCAACGCCGACAGCTACGCCAACGGCAACGCCGACAGCAACGCCAACGGCAACGCCGACAGCAACGCCAACGGCAACGCCGACAGCTACGCCAATGGCAACGCCGACAGCAACGCCAACGGCAACGCCGACAGCGACACCAACGGCAACGCCAACGCCGACTCCTGTACCTGAAAATACATTGCAGGCACCGGTACCGTTGGTAAACGGGCTTGCAGGTGAATATTTCAAGAATATGACGCTGTCCGGCACGCCTGTGCTGGTACGCAATGATAGTTTGCTTAATTTCAACTGGCGTCAGGCATCACCGGATGCTTCATTGCCTGTAGATATTTTTTCCGTACGCTGGACCGGCCTGATTAAGCCTTCTTATAGTGAAACCTATCAATTCTATACAACATCGGATGATGGTATCCGTGTTTATGTGAATGGAACAGCCGTTATCGACAGCTGGATGAAGCAGAGCGGTACCGAGCGTACCGGAAGCATTGCCCTGAAAGCCGGACAGTATTATGACATTAAAGTAGAATATTATGAAAATGCCGGTGATGCCAATATCCGTATGATGTGGCAGAGTCCCAGCCAGGCCAAAGTAACCGTTCCTTCAAGCGCATTGTTCTTGAAAAGTTCCACATCATCTATAAGTACTGCAGAATCATCATTGGTGACGAATTCGCTGGCCATGGTGCAGACAGTAACAGTGTCGCCGACAACGGCACCAACGTCAACGCCGACAGCGGCACCAACGCCAACGCCGACAGCGGCACCAACGCCGACAGCAGCACCAACGCCAGCGCCGACAGCAGCACCAACGCCAGCGCCGACAGCAGCACCAACGCCGACAGCAGCACCAACGCCGACAGCGGCGCCAACGCCAACGCCAACGCCGGCACCAACGCCAGCGCCGACAGCAACGCCGACAGCAGCACCAGCACCTGCAGCCAACGGGCTGCAAGGGGAGTATTTCAACAACATGCAGCTGGCGGGAACTCCCGCTGTAGTACGTACCGACGCGGTCCTTGACCTCAACTGGCGTCTTGGCTCGCCGGATGCGGCGATCGGAGTGGATTTCTTCTCCGTACGCTGGAGCGGTAAAATTAAGCCCCTGTATAGTGAGACGTACCAAATCTATACCTCTTCAGATGACGGTGTCCGTGTCTGGGTCAATGGCAGTCTCATCATCGACAGCTGGGTGAAGCAGAGTGGAACCGAACGCATGGGAAGCATAAACCTGCAGGCAGGACAGTTATATGATATTAAAGTGGAATATTATGAGAACCAAGGGGATGCAAGAGCGAAGCTGATGTGGGAAAGCCCGAGTCAATTAAAGGGGACAGTCCCGTCAAGCGCCTTGTTCCTACCTTCCGCTTCCTAA
- a CDS encoding potassium/proton antiporter, with amino-acid sequence MTHLADSVILLLAVLLLIGVLSTKFSTRFGMPALVLFILVGMVLSHFVYFNNVSLTQIAGIFALVVILFEGGMQTSIKDIRPVMASALSLATIGVLLTTAIVGVFARFVLGVPWAESLLFGAIVGSTDAAAVFSVLGGKNIDKRLTSTLEAESGSNDPMAVFLTVSLIEWIEHPETAIWSMLLSFVWEMGIGLLMGVVIGKLAVYLINRINLDSTGLYPVLAIGFAVLTYGVSTLVHSSGLLAVFVMGLTLGNSELMYHRTIMNFNHGFAWMMQIAMFILLGLLVFPQELSEIAWQGLLLSVILMLVARPVGVFISLLFAKFSVREKTLLSWAGLRGAVPIVLATYPLLAGLPEGRMFFNVVFFVVLTSAVIQGTTISPLASRLKLVGSDEAAQPSLMELVALGKTDSEFNHIGIESSMPIAGMQIAQLNLPDDILFTAIIRNKGIVTPHGSTVILPGDTVYVLSPKAKREEMRAVFRSGKGKAAETYIPPV; translated from the coding sequence ATGACTCATTTAGCGGACAGTGTTATCTTATTACTCGCGGTTCTGCTGCTGATTGGAGTGCTATCAACCAAATTCTCGACACGTTTCGGGATGCCGGCACTGGTGCTTTTTATCTTGGTAGGGATGGTGCTCAGTCATTTTGTATATTTTAATAATGTATCTTTAACTCAAATTGCCGGAATATTTGCGCTTGTGGTCATATTATTCGAAGGAGGAATGCAGACCAGCATAAAGGATATCCGGCCGGTTATGGCATCCGCATTGTCCCTGGCTACGATCGGCGTGCTGCTTACGACTGCCATTGTAGGAGTGTTCGCCAGGTTTGTGCTCGGAGTGCCGTGGGCAGAAAGCCTTCTGTTCGGGGCAATCGTCGGTTCAACGGATGCGGCCGCAGTTTTTTCCGTTCTCGGCGGCAAAAATATTGATAAGCGCCTGACCTCCACACTGGAAGCAGAGTCCGGAAGCAATGATCCGATGGCTGTGTTTCTGACAGTTTCGCTGATCGAATGGATTGAACATCCGGAAACGGCAATATGGAGCATGCTGCTGTCCTTTGTTTGGGAGATGGGGATCGGACTCCTCATGGGGGTTGTGATTGGCAAGCTGGCTGTATATTTAATCAATAGAATCAATCTGGATTCCACCGGACTGTATCCGGTGCTGGCGATAGGATTTGCTGTACTGACCTACGGCGTTTCGACGCTTGTGCACAGCAGTGGACTGCTCGCCGTTTTTGTGATGGGATTGACGCTTGGCAATTCAGAACTGATGTACCACCGGACCATTATGAATTTCAATCACGGGTTCGCCTGGATGATGCAGATTGCGATGTTTATCCTGCTTGGTCTGCTGGTTTTCCCTCAGGAGCTCTCTGAGATCGCCTGGCAGGGACTGCTGCTGTCTGTAATTCTGATGCTCGTGGCCCGGCCTGTCGGGGTATTTATAAGTCTGTTATTTGCTAAGTTTTCAGTCCGTGAGAAGACACTGTTATCCTGGGCGGGTCTGCGCGGCGCGGTGCCGATCGTACTGGCTACCTACCCGCTTCTGGCCGGGCTTCCTGAGGGGCGGATGTTTTTTAATGTGGTTTTCTTCGTTGTCCTGACATCGGCTGTGATTCAGGGAACAACCATCTCCCCGCTGGCTTCCAGGTTAAAGCTGGTGGGTAGTGACGAAGCAGCACAGCCGTCGCTTATGGAACTGGTTGCACTTGGAAAGACCGATTCCGAATTTAATCATATCGGGATTGAGTCCAGTATGCCGATTGCCGGAATGCAGATTGCGCAGCTGAATTTGCCGGATGATATTCTCTTTACGGCGATCATCCGCAATAAGGGAATCGTTACGCCGCACGGCAGTACCGTGATCCTGCCCGGAGATACCGTTTATGTGCTGAGTCCTAAGGCTAAACGCGAAGAGATGCGGGCGGTTTTCCGGAGCGGAAAAGGCAAAGCAGCGGAAACATATATTCCTCCGGTGTAG
- a CDS encoding glycosyl hydrolase has protein sequence MNTNRKFRLFTTILPIIFILSLLPWSEVRSLPVTRTVVTPAAVNTPINPNASQEAADLLTYLSNLSGNGMISGQHDYLESPDEFNNKLKKATGQSAVLHGYELGAINNQSESAIKRQRKAVVNSAIKWHKGGGIVAMTFHQNLPGTSPEWSNVHMSLSQDMFDAYVTPGTAQYKNLIADIDEIAGYLEDLQDAGVPVLWRPYHEMNGDWFWWGNKDNFTKLWDIMYNRLTNTHKLNNLLWVWNPNAPNEWSDDFEPYFPGSGKADILAADIYNNDFKQSYYENLLKLADGKPIGIGESGELPDPVILSQTQSKWVYTMTWGKMLTEKNDLQKIKNFMNDNYIVSRDDYIIMLASKPNTKPPASTKGLRAQYFNNTDLAGGAQLIRNDNKIDFNWHGDSPAVGLGKDLFSVRWTGTIMPIYSEKYTFTASSDDGVRLWIDGKLVIDSWKKQSGVGREGSNELTAGTSYDIKVEYYENRGDANIRLLWKSASQKQGIIPKSALTLPK, from the coding sequence TTGAACACTAACCGCAAGTTCCGGCTATTTACGACGATTTTGCCTATAATCTTCATTCTCTCTTTACTGCCCTGGTCGGAGGTACGCAGCCTTCCGGTTACCCGGACTGTGGTTACCCCGGCAGCAGTGAATACTCCGATCAATCCTAACGCTTCCCAGGAGGCGGCCGATTTGCTGACCTATCTATCGAATCTCAGCGGAAACGGCATGATTTCAGGACAGCATGACTATCTGGAGAGTCCTGATGAATTCAACAATAAGCTGAAAAAGGCCACCGGGCAATCTGCTGTTTTGCATGGCTATGAGCTTGGAGCCATCAATAATCAATCGGAATCTGCCATTAAGCGTCAGCGTAAGGCTGTAGTAAACAGTGCAATCAAATGGCATAAGGGCGGAGGCATCGTAGCGATGACCTTTCATCAGAACCTGCCCGGCACTTCTCCGGAATGGTCCAATGTGCATATGAGTCTCAGCCAGGATATGTTTGATGCCTATGTGACCCCGGGAACAGCACAATATAAGAATCTGATTGCCGATATTGACGAGATTGCCGGGTATCTGGAAGATCTTCAGGATGCCGGAGTACCGGTTTTGTGGCGTCCCTATCATGAAATGAACGGAGACTGGTTCTGGTGGGGGAATAAAGACAACTTCACTAAGCTCTGGGACATCATGTATAACCGTTTAACAAACACGCACAAGCTGAATAATCTGCTATGGGTATGGAACCCCAATGCACCTAATGAATGGTCGGATGATTTTGAGCCATATTTCCCCGGATCGGGAAAAGCAGACATTTTGGCGGCAGATATATATAACAATGACTTCAAGCAGTCCTATTATGAGAATCTGCTGAAGCTGGCAGACGGAAAGCCTATCGGCATCGGGGAAAGCGGAGAGCTGCCAGACCCTGTTATATTGTCTCAAACCCAAAGTAAATGGGTATATACCATGACATGGGGGAAAATGCTGACTGAAAAAAATGATCTGCAGAAAATCAAAAATTTTATGAATGATAATTATATCGTTTCCCGCGATGATTATATTATTATGCTCGCTAGTAAACCGAACACGAAGCCTCCCGCTTCGACCAAGGGATTAAGGGCGCAATATTTCAATAATACAGACCTGGCCGGCGGAGCACAGCTGATCCGTAATGACAACAAAATTGACTTCAACTGGCACGGGGACTCTCCGGCAGTCGGCCTCGGGAAGGATCTCTTCTCGGTTCGCTGGACCGGAACGATCATGCCGATATATAGTGAGAAATATACATTTACGGCCTCTTCGGATGACGGAGTGCGGCTCTGGATTGACGGTAAACTGGTGATTGACAGCTGGAAGAAGCAGAGCGGCGTCGGACGCGAGGGAAGTAACGAGCTTACCGCCGGAACCTCATATGATATTAAAGTGGAGTACTATGAGAACCGCGGGGACGCCAACATCCGTTTATTATGGAAGAGTGCCAGCCAGAAGCAGGGGATTATCCCCAAAAGTGCATTAACCCTCCCTAAGTAA
- a CDS encoding sugar phosphate nucleotidyltransferase, translating into MKLVLLSGGSGKRLWPLSNDSRSKQFLKVLESPTGEPESMVQRVWRQLEEAGMTGSSYLATGRSQVESIQSQLGSEVPIIVEPERRDTFPAIALTAAYLYSMAGVSPDETVAILPVDPYVEASFFDTVVQLEQTMEESGANLALMGVVPEHASEKYGYIIPTTAEAGTSGYLQVSHFQEKPDRVQAEGLISKGALWNCGVFAFRLGYLLDILQRKGLPLNYEELQKQYKLLASISFDYEVVEKEENIVVQPYAGFWKDLGTWNTLTEEMSSNLVGKGVVTADSEGTCLINELDIPITVIGAKDLIIAASPDGILVTHKAESPRIKEVLKSYEQRPMFEERRWGHYKVIDYVKYDEGNEVLTKRIFIEEGKNISYQLHRKRSEIWTFVSGEASIVINEKMHNVKAGDVVRIPEGTKHAILALTDVEFIEVQTGSELVEEDNIRITLDWKDIALQQFIS; encoded by the coding sequence ATGAAACTGGTACTTCTATCAGGCGGTTCTGGTAAACGGCTCTGGCCTTTGTCCAACGATTCACGTTCGAAGCAATTTCTGAAGGTACTGGAAAGCCCGACGGGTGAACCGGAATCTATGGTACAGCGTGTCTGGAGACAGCTTGAGGAAGCGGGCATGACAGGTTCGTCTTATCTGGCAACTGGCCGCAGCCAGGTGGAATCGATTCAGAGCCAGCTTGGCAGCGAGGTTCCGATCATTGTTGAGCCTGAGCGCCGTGATACGTTCCCGGCCATAGCGCTGACAGCAGCTTACCTGTATTCGATGGCCGGTGTTTCTCCGGACGAAACAGTCGCTATCCTGCCTGTTGATCCCTATGTGGAAGCTTCATTCTTCGATACCGTAGTCCAGCTTGAGCAGACAATGGAGGAAAGCGGCGCAAATCTGGCGCTGATGGGCGTAGTTCCTGAACATGCGTCAGAGAAATACGGATATATCATCCCTACCACTGCTGAGGCGGGAACAAGCGGATATCTGCAAGTGAGCCATTTCCAGGAAAAACCTGACCGTGTACAAGCCGAAGGTCTGATCAGCAAAGGAGCCCTTTGGAATTGCGGGGTGTTCGCTTTCCGCTTAGGTTATCTGCTTGATATTCTGCAGCGCAAAGGGCTGCCGCTTAACTACGAGGAACTGCAGAAGCAGTATAAACTGCTTGCCTCCATCAGCTTTGATTACGAAGTGGTGGAAAAAGAGGAGAATATCGTGGTTCAGCCTTATGCAGGCTTCTGGAAGGATCTGGGTACCTGGAATACACTGACTGAAGAAATGAGCAGCAATCTGGTAGGGAAAGGTGTTGTCACTGCCGATTCTGAGGGAACCTGCCTGATCAATGAGCTGGATATTCCGATTACAGTCATCGGGGCGAAGGACTTAATTATCGCCGCCAGCCCGGATGGCATCTTGGTTACGCATAAAGCGGAAAGTCCACGGATCAAAGAAGTGCTGAAGTCTTACGAGCAAAGACCGATGTTCGAGGAACGCCGCTGGGGCCATTACAAGGTCATTGATTATGTGAAGTACGATGAGGGCAATGAAGTCCTGACTAAGCGGATTTTTATTGAAGAGGGCAAGAACATCAGCTACCAGCTGCACCGCAAACGCAGTGAAATCTGGACCTTTGTAAGCGGGGAAGCCAGCATTGTGATTAACGAGAAAATGCATAATGTGAAGGCGGGCGATGTGGTTCGCATCCCTGAAGGCACCAAACATGCGATCCTTGCGCTGACGGATGTGGAGTTTATCGAAGTGCAGACCGGATCTGAGCTGGTGGAAGAGGATAATATCCGAATCACCTTGGACTGGAAGGATATAGCATTACAACAGTTCATTTCGTAG